From Falco cherrug isolate bFalChe1 chromosome 4, bFalChe1.pri, whole genome shotgun sequence, one genomic window encodes:
- the LOC102058786 gene encoding LOW QUALITY PROTEIN: lysozyme C, milk isozyme (The sequence of the model RefSeq protein was modified relative to this genomic sequence to represent the inferred CDS: substituted 1 base at 1 genomic stop codon): protein LLLALLTVATKAKVFSXCKLAHVLQEEGLDGYRGYSLANWLCMAFYKSTFNTAAQSIKGDGSAHYGIFQFSSQLWHTSDRRPSDNHCRMACRSMKALPLQGQPQKKQPEASLSAQLHSLAKMELGDLLFSNITDDIICAKRIMLNPQGMNAWEGWAMHFRGRDLSEWVEGCDLRESPQLSSSAADGAASTLLQGEGFPLAAQYFSVSICKPNTFNKV, encoded by the exons ctactgctggcCTTGCTGACTGTGGCCACCAAAGCCAAGGTGTTCAGCTAGTGCAAGCTGGCTCACGTGCTCCAGGAAGAGGGGCTGGATGGTTACAGGGGCTACAGCCTTGCTAACT ggctctgcatGGCTTTTTATAAGAGCACCTTCAACACGGCAGCTCAGAGCATCAAAGGGGATGGCAGTGCCCACTACGGCATCTTCCAGTTCAGCAGCCAGCTGTGGCACACCAGTGACCGCAGACCCTCAGACAATCACTGCAGGATGGCTTGCAGGAGCATGAAAGCACTGCCTCTCCAGGGCCAGCCGCAGAAGAAGCAGCCTGAGGCCTCCCTCTCTGCCCAACTTCACTCCCTGGCCAAAATGGAGCTGGGGG ATCTGCTATTTAGTAACATAACTGATGACATAATCTGTGCCAAAAGAATTATGTTAAATCCACAAGGAATGAATGCCT GGGAAGGCTGGGCAATGCACTTCAGGGGACGAGACCTGTCTGAGTGGGTGGAAGGATGTGACCTGCGAGAAAgtccccagctcagctcctctgcagctgaTGGGGCTGCCTCTACTCTTCTGCAAGGGGAGGGCTTCCCCCTTGCTGCACAATACTTCTCAGTTAGTATTTGCAAACCAAATACATTCAACAAGGTATAA